A genomic segment from Methanolobus zinderi encodes:
- a CDS encoding DHHA1 domain-containing protein — MSETMIQMAQRAKKCAEEIKKHREIQLVSHIDADGITSGAIIAKALERAGIEYEMLFVKQLDENIVSELADKNPELTIFTDLGSGQIEHISNYGLHAIISDHHRPQGDTDLHLNPHLFGANGSFEISGSGTTFILAGQLGNNSDLADLAIVGCVGDMQYRKYGKLVSLNREILEANPTIIEAKKDISLYGKQTRPVFKMLQFSSDPYLPGLSGSEDACIDFLHRIGLRSGNDEKWRRWIDLDEGEKVRVTSSLLQYSVQNGLSSYNVNRLVGECYLLLQEEEGTEMRDASEYSTLLNATGRYMQAEVGMAVCMGDREEAYDSASRLLNEHRKNLVDGLNFVKDNGVTQLSHLQFFDAGSSIPETIVGIVAGMSHASNNRHLPIVAFANKEDGHKVSARGTQELVNRGLNLSEAIGQVCQEIGGAGGGHDIAAGATVPFGKKQEFIEKLNSVIASQIAARA, encoded by the coding sequence ATGTCCGAAACCATGATACAGATGGCACAGCGTGCCAAAAAGTGTGCTGAAGAGATAAAAAAGCACAGGGAGATACAACTGGTATCCCACATCGATGCCGACGGAATAACATCAGGAGCCATTATAGCAAAAGCCCTTGAGAGAGCCGGTATAGAGTATGAGATGCTCTTTGTAAAGCAGCTTGATGAGAATATCGTCAGTGAGCTTGCAGACAAGAATCCGGAACTTACAATATTTACCGATCTTGGCAGTGGCCAGATAGAACATATAAGTAACTATGGACTGCATGCGATCATTTCAGATCATCACAGACCACAGGGAGATACAGACCTGCACCTGAACCCACATCTTTTCGGGGCAAACGGTTCCTTTGAGATAAGTGGTTCCGGAACCACATTCATACTTGCCGGCCAGCTTGGCAACAACAGTGACCTGGCAGACCTGGCAATTGTCGGCTGTGTGGGTGATATGCAATACCGCAAGTACGGGAAACTTGTCAGCCTGAACAGGGAGATCCTTGAAGCAAATCCCACCATCATAGAAGCTAAAAAAGATATTTCCCTCTATGGAAAACAGACAAGACCCGTATTCAAGATGCTCCAGTTCTCATCTGACCCATACCTTCCGGGACTTTCTGGCAGCGAGGACGCTTGTATTGATTTTCTGCACAGGATCGGGCTGCGGTCAGGGAATGATGAGAAGTGGCGTCGGTGGATAGACCTGGATGAGGGAGAAAAGGTCAGGGTCACTTCCTCACTGCTGCAGTACTCAGTTCAGAACGGGCTGTCCTCATACAATGTCAACCGCCTTGTGGGAGAATGCTACCTGTTATTACAGGAAGAAGAGGGCACCGAAATGAGAGACGCCAGCGAGTATTCCACTCTTCTGAATGCTACGGGCAGATACATGCAGGCAGAGGTCGGTATGGCAGTCTGCATGGGAGACAGGGAAGAGGCCTATGATTCTGCAAGCAGATTGCTTAACGAGCACAGGAAGAACCTTGTTGACGGGCTGAATTTCGTAAAGGACAACGGAGTCACCCAGCTTTCCCATCTGCAGTTCTTCGATGCCGGCAGCAGTATCCCGGAGACCATCGTTGGTATTGTCGCGGGAATGAGCCATGCTTCCAATAACCGTCATCTTCCTATTGTAGCCTTTGCGAACAAGGAGGACGGTCATAAGGTTTCGGCAAGAGGGACCCAGGAACTTGTAAACAGGGGTCTGAACCTCTCGGAAGCCATAGGACAGGTCTGCCAGGAGATTGGAGGAGCGGGCGGCGGGCATGATATTGCTGCAGGTGCAACTGTGCCCTTTGGTAAAAAACAGGAATTTATAGAGAAACTGAATTCCGTGATAGCATCACAGATAGCCGCCAGGGCATAA
- a CDS encoding DUF128 domain-containing protein, with protein sequence MLQNSRIQFTSSKIEDLMFRTTFNPKTMEGDVIVNLSLIHKEDFEDVLKIFSLAINSGLAVSPMLKVLHEGDSIGDRVIGKDEVGFATVCSITIDGILLKAGVMVKPRFGGLVEIRDGAPIRFTNVLTYQSTTIDPLEVLMSQELTSVMEMLRTGTGKILANLREAPMVARDVIDNTLSDMVDAGITGILEVGEPNTRILDVPVERDHLGIVVIGGTNPMAIVQEHGIPIRTNAMSTLLNINELKHINEL encoded by the coding sequence TTGCTACAAAACAGCCGTATTCAGTTTACGTCTTCCAAGATCGAGGATCTGATGTTCAGGACGACATTCAATCCAAAGACCATGGAAGGCGATGTAATAGTCAACCTTTCCCTGATCCACAAAGAGGATTTTGAGGATGTACTAAAGATATTCAGCCTTGCCATCAACAGTGGTCTTGCCGTAAGTCCGATGCTTAAGGTATTGCATGAAGGCGATTCTATCGGGGACAGGGTCATCGGCAAGGATGAAGTCGGCTTTGCAACAGTATGCAGTATCACCATCGACGGTATTCTTTTAAAAGCCGGCGTGATGGTCAAACCCAGATTCGGCGGTCTTGTGGAGATCCGGGATGGTGCACCTATTCGTTTTACCAATGTCCTGACATACCAGAGTACAACCATTGACCCTCTGGAAGTATTAATGTCACAGGAACTTACATCGGTTATGGAGATGCTCAGGACCGGTACCGGAAAGATCCTCGCGAACCTGAGGGAAGCTCCCATGGTTGCAAGGGATGTGATCGACAACACCCTGTCAGACATGGTCGATGCCGGTATAACCGGAATTCTGGAGGTTGGGGAACCCAACACAAGAATACTGGATGTGCCTGTGGAGAGGGATCATCTGGGAATTGTTGTGATTGGCGGTACGAATCCCATGGCTATAGTTCAGGAGCATGGCATTCCCATCAGGACAAATGCGATGTCAACACTGCTCAACATCAATGAACTGAAGCACATCAACGAACTGTAG
- a CDS encoding glucose-6-phosphate isomerase family protein: MGNELDFHGNIRTPDIRMLYDMKEVLYDREWLDRASNVELYYMYRDLYKDESNLEKMKEHNLRYDITVIPPRMLGREYVKTAGHYHPYVPGTELSYTEVYQVLEGKATYLLQKQEGDLVTDVMVYNAEAGDCIVIPPNYGHITINATGDTLKMANWVARDFSSVYGPIKELSGAAYYLLVDGFITNPDYGEVPPIRSRETMDYPEFGLSSGEDMYDLVDDMDKLAFLTRPQDYTSAFKEIVGK; this comes from the coding sequence ATGGGTAACGAGCTGGATTTCCATGGCAATATCAGGACTCCTGATATAAGGATGCTATACGATATGAAAGAAGTTCTCTATGACAGGGAATGGCTGGACAGAGCCAGTAATGTCGAACTTTATTATATGTACAGGGACCTGTATAAAGACGAATCGAACCTTGAGAAGATGAAAGAACATAATCTCAGGTACGATATAACTGTCATACCTCCCAGAATGCTTGGAAGGGAATATGTAAAGACGGCAGGTCACTATCATCCCTATGTGCCGGGAACGGAATTGTCCTACACGGAGGTCTATCAGGTACTTGAAGGAAAGGCCACCTATCTTCTCCAGAAACAGGAAGGTGACCTGGTAACTGATGTGATGGTCTATAATGCAGAGGCAGGTGATTGCATTGTAATTCCTCCCAACTACGGGCATATAACCATCAATGCCACCGGTGATACCCTGAAGATGGCAAACTGGGTCGCAAGGGATTTCTCATCGGTGTATGGTCCCATCAAAGAGCTTTCAGGTGCTGCATATTACCTTCTGGTGGACGGCTTCATCACGAATCCGGATTACGGCGAGGTCCCGCCCATAAGATCCAGGGAAACAATGGATTATCCCGAATTCGGGCTGTCAAGCGGAGAGGACATGTACGATCTTGTAGATGATATGGATAAACTTGCATTTCTCACAAGACCTCAGGACTATACTTCCGCTTTCAAAGAAATAGTCGGAAAGTAA
- the uvrC gene encoding excinuclease ABC subunit UvrC, whose amino-acid sequence MVPDLSKIPDSPGVYLMKDSSGVIIYVGKAKSLIKRVRSYFQSSANQTPKTRVLVRQIDDIEFIVTDTEIDALVLEANLIKKYKPRYNVRLKDDKRYPYVKVTTNERFPRIFLTRRRRMDNALYFGPYTNSRAIRSTLEVISKLFLLRRCRKPVVPGKSRPCLNYHIKRCIAPCKASIDEEEYNRRVMKAVRFLKGDTAGLLKELEERMQSLAEDQEYEAAAEVRDQIEGLRCLTEQQIATSGIEDRDVIAAVADGSTVYLQIFYIRHGSMVGKADFRLEDSGNAEIPAALAAFIKQYYQDSPIPPEILVQEEVLEKELISGWLGQRSGREIKLQVPYRTEKKKIMEMCLRNAEMAMRISRLEKGLSEASLIALNELKDVLSLEKLPQHIEGFDISNISGTNAVGSMVVFKDGLPARDGYRQHNIRTVKGIDDFAMMAEVVQRRYSRLIKEDSPMPDLILIDGGPGQVGAAKSSLDSLGLDIPLIGLAKRFEHIITPNKGSDEVIILPKTSPALKLLMRVRDEAHRFAVTSHRRRRSATLTHSQLDAIPGIGPGKKKLLIEHFGSVENMRSATPEQLMEVKGVSKKIAERIQEHLGGGSSVDADSG is encoded by the coding sequence ATGGTACCGGACCTGAGCAAGATCCCGGATTCTCCCGGCGTATACCTGATGAAAGATTCTTCCGGGGTGATCATATACGTCGGAAAGGCAAAATCCCTGATAAAAAGGGTACGTTCTTATTTTCAGTCGTCTGCAAACCAGACTCCAAAGACCCGTGTACTTGTCAGGCAGATCGATGATATCGAGTTTATAGTAACCGATACCGAGATTGATGCGCTTGTACTTGAGGCCAACCTGATAAAAAAATACAAGCCCAGGTACAATGTCCGTCTGAAGGATGACAAACGCTATCCATATGTGAAGGTCACGACCAATGAAAGGTTCCCCCGGATATTTCTGACACGCAGAAGACGCATGGATAATGCCCTCTACTTTGGTCCGTACACCAACAGCAGGGCAATTCGCAGCACGCTTGAGGTGATATCAAAGCTGTTCCTGCTGCGCCGCTGCAGAAAGCCGGTAGTTCCGGGAAAGAGCCGTCCATGCCTCAATTATCATATAAAACGCTGCATAGCCCCATGTAAGGCTTCCATTGACGAGGAAGAATATAACAGAAGGGTCATGAAGGCGGTCCGTTTTCTAAAAGGCGATACTGCGGGTCTTCTCAAAGAGCTTGAAGAGAGGATGCAGTCCCTGGCAGAGGATCAGGAATATGAGGCTGCTGCAGAGGTGCGGGACCAGATAGAGGGTCTCAGGTGTCTTACAGAGCAGCAGATAGCGACCTCGGGAATAGAGGACAGGGATGTGATCGCTGCGGTTGCCGATGGTTCTACAGTATACCTTCAAATATTTTACATCCGTCATGGAAGCATGGTCGGTAAAGCCGATTTCAGACTTGAGGATTCGGGCAATGCCGAAATACCGGCTGCATTGGCCGCATTTATAAAGCAGTATTATCAGGATTCTCCTATCCCGCCGGAGATACTCGTGCAGGAAGAGGTCCTTGAAAAAGAACTGATTTCCGGATGGCTTGGTCAGAGATCAGGCAGGGAAATAAAGTTACAGGTTCCCTACAGGACAGAAAAGAAAAAGATCATGGAGATGTGTCTGCGCAATGCCGAAATGGCGATGAGGATATCCCGGTTGGAAAAGGGTCTCTCCGAAGCATCTCTTATTGCACTTAACGAATTAAAGGACGTACTGTCCCTTGAAAAACTGCCACAGCACATAGAAGGATTTGACATATCCAATATATCGGGTACAAATGCCGTGGGCTCGATGGTTGTGTTCAAAGACGGGCTGCCTGCCAGGGATGGGTACAGACAGCACAATATTCGCACTGTAAAAGGCATCGATGATTTTGCCATGATGGCCGAGGTGGTACAGCGCAGGTACTCGCGTCTGATAAAGGAGGACAGCCCTATGCCTGACCTTATACTGATAGACGGAGGTCCGGGTCAGGTGGGTGCAGCCAAGTCATCCCTTGATTCCCTGGGTCTCGATATTCCCCTGATCGGTCTGGCAAAGCGTTTTGAACATATAATCACTCCTAATAAGGGGTCTGATGAGGTTATCATCCTCCCGAAGACCTCTCCTGCCCTGAAACTGCTTATGAGGGTAAGGGATGAAGCCCACCGTTTTGCAGTAACATCCCATCGTCGCAGGAGGTCTGCAACACTTACACACTCCCAGCTTGATGCAATACCGGGAATAGGCCCCGGTAAAAAGAAACTTCTCATCGAACACTTCGGCTCGGTTGAGAATATGAGGTCCGCTACCCCTGAACAGCTGATGGAGGTTAAGGGTGTGAGTAAAAAGATAGCAGAGCGCATACAGGAGCATCTGGGAGGCGGCTCATCAGTGGATGCCGACAGCGGCTAA
- a CDS encoding ribonuclease H-like domain-containing protein yields MLTSTYIHIPRIGNTIEKKIWKSGVRTWDEFVERKDDVPISRSRMELILPGIEESRERLECRDFEFFANSLPSAEHWRAFREFSGKAAYVDIETTGLSPGSSHITVIGIYDGKEAKTFIHGVDLDEVVEEFEKYEYLVTFNGARFDLPFIKREFPEVDLNKLHADLMYPLRRISLTGGLKKIEVELGISRGEDVADISGFDAVRLWHQYKKGDQEALELLLEYNREDTMNLKTIMEMTLPRFIDKKFSECI; encoded by the coding sequence ATGCTTACCAGCACATATATCCATATACCGAGAATCGGGAATACGATCGAGAAAAAGATCTGGAAGAGTGGTGTCCGTACATGGGACGAGTTCGTTGAGAGAAAGGACGATGTCCCTATCTCCCGGTCACGGATGGAATTGATACTTCCGGGTATCGAGGAGTCCAGGGAGAGGCTGGAATGCCGGGACTTCGAATTCTTTGCAAATTCCCTGCCGAGTGCGGAACACTGGCGTGCTTTCCGTGAGTTTTCCGGAAAGGCAGCCTATGTGGATATCGAGACCACCGGTCTTTCACCGGGCAGCTCCCATATAACTGTAATCGGCATATACGACGGAAAAGAGGCAAAGACCTTCATACACGGAGTGGACCTGGATGAGGTGGTGGAAGAGTTTGAGAAATACGAATATCTCGTTACGTTCAACGGTGCAAGATTCGATCTGCCCTTTATCAAACGTGAATTCCCGGAAGTTGATCTTAACAAGTTACACGCTGACCTGATGTATCCTCTCAGGCGAATATCCCTTACAGGCGGCCTTAAGAAGATAGAAGTGGAACTGGGCATCTCCAGAGGAGAGGATGTCGCCGATATCTCGGGTTTTGATGCCGTACGCCTGTGGCACCAGTATAAAAAAGGTGATCAGGAAGCTCTTGAATTGTTGCTCGAATACAACAGGGAAGACACAATGAATCTCAAGACCATAATGGAAATGACCCTTCCCAGATTTATAGATAAGAAATTCTCCGAATGCATCTGA
- the mdh gene encoding malate dehydrogenase, whose translation MKVSVIGAGNVGATTVQRLAELDIADVVMLDIVEGLPQGKALDIAQAAPIMGYDVDVTGSNDYADISDSDIVVITAGIARKPGMDRDDLLATNIKITQDVCANIMQHSPEAIIMMVTNPLDVVTYAAIQCTDLERGRIFGMSGLLDSGRFASFIAKEISCSVRDVNAMVLGGHGDSMVPLPEYTTVSGIPLPEIMEKDAMDRIVRRTINAGAEIVGHLKTGSAFYAPSAAIASMTEAILKDTKRIVPASVYLNGEYGLDDVCLGVPVKLGRNGAEEIIELRLTEEQTRELHKSAETVRSGISKI comes from the coding sequence ATGAAAGTTTCAGTTATCGGGGCAGGTAATGTCGGAGCGACGACCGTACAGCGTCTTGCGGAACTTGACATTGCCGATGTGGTCATGCTTGACATTGTTGAAGGCTTACCCCAGGGGAAGGCCCTGGATATCGCCCAGGCAGCACCCATCATGGGCTATGATGTGGACGTTACGGGCTCCAATGATTATGCCGACATAAGCGATTCGGATATTGTGGTGATCACGGCGGGTATCGCCAGAAAACCGGGGATGGACAGGGACGACCTGCTAGCCACCAATATCAAAATAACACAGGACGTGTGCGCCAATATAATGCAGCACTCCCCTGAAGCCATCATAATGATGGTCACAAATCCACTTGACGTGGTTACATATGCAGCCATTCAGTGCACAGATCTTGAGAGAGGAAGGATCTTCGGCATGAGTGGACTTCTGGATTCAGGAAGGTTTGCATCCTTTATTGCAAAGGAAATTAGCTGCTCGGTAAGGGATGTGAATGCAATGGTGCTGGGAGGACACGGTGATTCCATGGTACCCCTTCCGGAGTACACAACCGTATCGGGAATTCCGTTGCCCGAGATCATGGAAAAGGATGCAATGGACAGAATAGTCCGAAGAACTATCAATGCAGGTGCCGAGATCGTGGGACACCTGAAAACAGGAAGTGCATTCTACGCGCCCTCTGCTGCAATAGCCAGCATGACCGAAGCCATTCTCAAGGACACAAAAAGAATAGTTCCTGCATCTGTCTATCTGAACGGGGAATACGGCCTGGATGATGTGTGCCTGGGAGTTCCCGTAAAACTGGGAAGAAACGGGGCTGAAGAGATCATAGAACTCAGACTAACGGAAGAGCAGACAAGAGAGCTTCACAAATCTGCTGAGACAGTGCGCAGTGGAATATCAAAAATATAA
- a CDS encoding PRC-barrel domain-containing protein — MRVDITSLFGLNIYTETGTYIGKVADLVLDVDERAVKGIAVSSINRDIFDVTSKGVIIPYRWVITTGDIVLIRNIVNKFKKQPKKEPED, encoded by the coding sequence ATGCGAGTAGACATAACTTCACTTTTCGGTTTAAACATTTACACTGAAACCGGCACATACATAGGCAAGGTTGCCGATCTGGTCCTGGACGTCGACGAAAGGGCAGTTAAGGGTATAGCCGTATCTTCCATCAACAGGGACATCTTTGATGTGACCTCGAAGGGCGTTATCATCCCCTACAGATGGGTTATCACCACTGGCGACATTGTTCTGATAAGAAATATCGTGAACAAATTCAAGAAGCAGCCCAAGAAAGAGCCTGAAGACTGA
- a CDS encoding tRNA(His) guanylyltransferase Thg1 family protein: MKRREIFSDLRCVPPVIIRVDGRNFKNALSRLEFEKPYDTRFASAMADAVQLFFKSSGLSPLFAYIFSDEISLFFPELAFEGRIEKIDSVVPSFISSALTMILEPAEPLSFDSRIIPVHGKLINEYLIWRQAEAWRNCVNSHAYYALLSEGMEEADAAAYLRNKGSSDMHELLFSRGTNVAKLPSWQKRGMMIMKEEYEVEGYDPHLEKSTMTTRKKVVQNWDIPQFSSPEGALFIKDLIGPDNAETI, translated from the coding sequence ATGAAAAGGCGAGAGATCTTTTCGGATCTGCGTTGTGTACCGCCTGTTATCATCCGCGTTGACGGCCGTAATTTCAAGAATGCGCTTTCACGCCTGGAATTTGAAAAACCCTATGATACCAGATTCGCATCTGCCATGGCGGATGCCGTACAACTTTTCTTTAAGAGCAGTGGCCTGAGCCCATTGTTCGCATACATTTTTTCCGATGAGATAAGTCTGTTCTTCCCGGAGCTTGCCTTTGAAGGAAGGATCGAGAAAATAGATTCCGTAGTGCCTTCTTTTATCAGCAGTGCACTGACAATGATACTTGAACCTGCAGAACCGCTTTCTTTTGACTCGAGAATAATACCCGTCCATGGAAAACTGATCAACGAATACCTCATATGGCGGCAGGCGGAAGCATGGAGAAATTGTGTAAATTCCCATGCATACTATGCATTGTTATCTGAAGGAATGGAAGAAGCAGATGCAGCAGCGTATCTCAGGAACAAGGGATCCAGTGATATGCATGAGCTGCTCTTTAGCAGGGGGACAAATGTCGCAAAGCTCCCTTCATGGCAGAAAAGGGGTATGATGATCATGAAGGAAGAATACGAGGTAGAGGGGTATGATCCTCATCTGGAGAAAAGTACAATGACAACCAGAAAAAAGGTTGTGCAGAACTGGGATATCCCGCAGTTCAGCTCCCCGGAAGGAGCACTATTTATCAAAGATCTGATCGGTCCTGATAATGCCGAAACGATATAA
- a CDS encoding tyrosine--tRNA ligase, with amino-acid sequence MDRLELIKRNVQEIVTEEELKAILETKEHPKAYVGYEPSGKIHMGHVLTVNKLLDLQNAGFEITVLLADVHAYLNQKGTLEEVRETADYNKRCFIALGLDAEKTNFVYGSDYQLSSEYMLNVLKLTQLTSLNRARRSMDEVGRQMEDPKVSQMVYPIMQAVDIALLGVDIAVGGIDQRKIHMLAREGLPSLGYKAPLCIHTPILLGLDGNKMSSSNENYISVDDSEQDIKKKMKKAFCPAGEAENNPVLELFKYHICPRYEEVVFERPEKFGGNLSCRGYDELETVFVSGELHPMDLKNGATKYMNQILETVRSVI; translated from the coding sequence ATGGACAGACTTGAGCTTATAAAAAGGAACGTGCAGGAAATAGTAACTGAGGAAGAGCTTAAAGCAATTCTTGAAACAAAAGAGCATCCAAAAGCCTATGTCGGATATGAGCCCAGCGGCAAGATACACATGGGACATGTACTGACAGTGAACAAACTCCTCGATCTGCAGAACGCAGGGTTCGAGATTACCGTTCTGCTGGCGGATGTCCATGCATACCTCAACCAGAAGGGAACGCTCGAAGAGGTCCGCGAGACCGCAGATTATAACAAGAGGTGTTTTATCGCCCTTGGCCTGGATGCCGAGAAGACGAACTTTGTCTACGGATCCGATTATCAGCTTAGTTCCGAATACATGCTCAACGTACTCAAACTCACACAGCTTACATCCCTCAACAGGGCAAGAAGAAGCATGGATGAGGTAGGACGCCAGATGGAGGATCCGAAGGTATCACAGATGGTCTACCCTATCATGCAGGCAGTGGATATCGCACTGCTTGGTGTTGATATCGCCGTTGGTGGTATCGACCAGAGGAAGATACACATGCTCGCAAGAGAAGGATTGCCTTCACTTGGATACAAAGCACCGTTATGTATCCACACACCGATACTCCTGGGACTTGACGGGAACAAGATGTCATCATCCAACGAGAACTATATCTCAGTGGATGATTCAGAGCAGGATATCAAAAAGAAGATGAAGAAAGCTTTCTGTCCTGCAGGGGAAGCCGAGAACAATCCGGTACTGGAATTGTTCAAATACCACATATGCCCGCGCTACGAGGAAGTGGTCTTTGAGAGACCGGAGAAGTTCGGAGGAAACCTGAGCTGCAGGGGATATGATGAACTTGAAACGGTTTTCGTATCAGGAGAACTTCATCCCATGGATCTTAAGAACGGCGCTACAAAGTACATGAATCAAATACTTGAGACTGTAAGATCAGTGATATAA
- a CDS encoding methanogenesis marker 16 metalloprotein: MERSIEDIRKKIDEKTAVVMTSQEVCDLVEKGEKVTTKDVDVVTTATRAIMSGTYALLSFPVESPFSFKRASKVFLNGVPAHVGPCPNESLGMLDLMVFGTAHSYKEHDYGGGHLFRDMVDRKTIEVSVITDEEDTFQTAVTLDEMPHAKLYATRHTFKNYAAFVNCSSEPVSTIFHATEFEPDMQTATFSGCGQINPLKNDPGFTTIGVGTRMLMNGAEGFVIGEGTRSSPEKPNMTGFADMHTMDPQLMGGFATSAGPECIASWAIPIPVVNDGVLDAITMTDHKVAMPVMDVDRRVTISDTTYADGWQDVDLSVEFKPASCIRCKECGAAENCPMDAIYFKNERPVLDRHLCFNCGLCSIICKEDVFRAELGKVRFETDNKLNEVPIVLRQSDRKRALELEDKLKKMILDGTFKLSWMVETLRP; encoded by the coding sequence ATGGAACGCTCAATCGAGGATATCCGCAAGAAGATAGATGAAAAAACGGCTGTAGTTATGACCTCGCAGGAGGTCTGCGATCTTGTTGAGAAGGGAGAAAAGGTTACCACAAAGGATGTTGATGTCGTCACCACCGCAACCCGAGCCATTATGAGCGGAACCTATGCATTGCTTTCTTTTCCCGTAGAGTCACCTTTTAGTTTTAAAAGAGCATCCAAGGTGTTCTTAAATGGGGTGCCGGCACATGTTGGACCCTGCCCGAACGAAAGTCTGGGCATGCTTGATCTGATGGTTTTCGGTACCGCACATTCATATAAGGAACATGATTACGGAGGAGGACACCTTTTCAGGGACATGGTGGACAGAAAGACCATCGAGGTATCGGTCATCACGGACGAGGAAGATACCTTCCAGACAGCGGTCACACTGGATGAGATGCCGCATGCGAAGCTCTATGCCACAAGGCATACATTCAAGAACTATGCCGCATTCGTAAATTGTTCCTCAGAACCGGTGAGTACGATTTTCCATGCTACTGAATTTGAACCTGACATGCAGACAGCAACGTTCTCCGGATGCGGACAGATCAATCCCCTGAAGAACGATCCTGGTTTTACTACCATCGGCGTGGGCACAAGGATGCTCATGAACGGTGCAGAGGGCTTTGTGATAGGAGAAGGTACCCGCAGCAGCCCTGAAAAACCAAACATGACAGGTTTTGCCGACATGCACACAATGGACCCGCAGCTTATGGGAGGATTTGCCACATCAGCCGGACCTGAGTGTATAGCTTCATGGGCCATACCCATACCGGTTGTAAACGACGGTGTACTTGATGCCATCACCATGACCGATCATAAGGTAGCTATGCCAGTGATGGATGTGGACAGGCGGGTGACCATAAGTGACACCACATATGCGGACGGATGGCAGGATGTTGACCTTTCGGTAGAATTCAAACCCGCTTCATGCATAAGGTGTAAAGAATGCGGAGCTGCCGAAAACTGTCCCATGGATGCCATCTATTTCAAGAACGAGAGACCTGTGCTCGACAGGCATCTGTGTTTTAACTGCGGATTGTGCAGTATTATCTGCAAGGAGGATGTTTTCAGGGCAGAACTTGGGAAAGTCAGATTTGAAACCGACAATAAACTGAATGAAGTACCCATAGTCCTGCGCCAGTCAGACCGCAAAAGAGCACTGGAACTTGAGGACAAGCTGAAGAAAATGATACTGGACGGTACTTTCAAACTGAGCTGGATGGTCGAGACGCTTCGGCCATAA
- the comE gene encoding sulfopyruvate decarboxylase subunit beta, with translation MKRMDAISEIAEKATDIDAPVVGNIGIPCKELHQTCDIPNNFYMLGSMGLASSIGLGLALSLPERKIIAIDGDGSVLMNMGSLATIAWQAPENYLLIIIDNGAYGSTGNQPTATSQGTDLTRVAEGAGNLRVYDTDTKEGLRKILQETDNGIVVVRTLPGNAEVPNIKMSPEEIIKRFMAEASRPSSSV, from the coding sequence ATGAAACGAATGGACGCAATCTCAGAGATAGCCGAAAAGGCTACAGATATCGATGCCCCTGTGGTAGGTAATATCGGAATCCCATGTAAGGAGCTGCATCAGACATGCGATATCCCTAACAACTTCTATATGCTGGGTTCCATGGGGCTCGCATCATCAATCGGTTTGGGGCTTGCACTATCCCTTCCCGAAAGGAAGATCATTGCTATTGACGGAGACGGTTCGGTTCTCATGAATATGGGAAGTCTTGCAACCATCGCATGGCAGGCACCTGAAAACTATCTTTTGATAATCATAGATAACGGAGCATACGGTTCCACAGGTAACCAGCCGACTGCAACCTCACAGGGAACTGATCTGACCCGGGTGGCAGAAGGAGCGGGCAACCTGAGAGTTTACGATACCGATACAAAAGAAGGTTTAAGGAAAATACTGCAGGAAACCGATAATGGAATAGTTGTTGTCAGAACACTGCCCGGGAATGCTGAGGTTCCCAACATTAAGATGTCTCCTGAAGAAATAATTAAGAGATTTATGGCCGAAGCGTCTCGACCATCCAGCTCAGTTTGA